One region of Budorcas taxicolor isolate Tak-1 chromosome 3, Takin1.1, whole genome shotgun sequence genomic DNA includes:
- the RGS4 gene encoding regulator of G-protein signaling 4, which translates to MCKGLAGLPASCLRSAKDMKHRLGFLLQKSDSCEHNSSHSKKDKVVICQRVSHEEIKKWAESLENLISHECGLAAFKAFLKSEYSEENIDFWISCEEYKKIKSPSKLSPKAKKIYNEFISVQATKEVNLDSCTREETSRNMLEPTITCFDEAQKKIFNLMEKDSYRRFLKSRFYLDLVNLSSCGSEKPKGAKSSTDCASLVPQCA; encoded by the exons ATGTGCAAAGGACTGGCAGGTCTGCCGGCTTCTTGCTTGAGGAG TGCAAAAGATATGAAGCATCGGCTAGGTTTCCTGCTGCAGAAGTCAGATTCCTGTGAACATAACTCTTCACACAGCAAGAAGGACAAAGTGGTGATTTGTCAGCG GGTGAGccatgaggaaataaaaaaatgggctgaatcactggaaaaccTGATTAGTCATGAAT GTGGGCTGGCAGCTTTCAAAGCTTTCTTGAAGTCTGAATACAGTGAGGAGAACATTGACTTCTGGATCAGCTGTGAAGAATACAAGAAAATCAAATCACCCTCAAAACTAAGTCCCAAGGCCAAAAAGATCTATAATGAATTCATCTCAGTCCAGGCAACCAAAGAG GTAAACCTGGACTCTTGCACCAGGGAGGAGACAAGCCGGAACATGCTGGAGCCCACAATAACTTGCTTCGATGAGGCTCAGAAGAAGATTTTCAACCTGATGGAAAAGGATTCATACCGCCGCTTCCTCAAATCTCGATTCTACCTTGATTTGGTCAACCTTTCCAGCTGTGGGTCAGAGAAGCCGAAAGGAGCAAAGAGTTCCACAGACTGTGCTTCCCTAGTCCCCCAGTGCGCCTAG